Proteins co-encoded in one Kribbella qitaiheensis genomic window:
- a CDS encoding DMT family transporter: protein MTTTESRPALGTRQSQIIGLSAAFGIGMLVAIQSRINGELGNRLGDGVPAALISFVSGLLILLVACLVIPRIRTSLGNVWRTIRTSSGEQGQLRWWQCIGGVAGAFLVATQSITVSVIGVAVFTVAVVAGQAVSSLVVDRLGFGPAGPQPYTTLRVVGAVLALGAVVLAVSDRLSHPSGLLIAVLPALAGIGTAVQQAINGRVARTASSDAYGALAAGFINFMAGTTALAVVFLIDLLFRGLPHSLPTDPWLYFGGACGVIFISSAAAVVRVVGVFVLGLGTIAGQLIASLLIDLFLPASDQAVTFPVVAGTLLALVAVVVAAIPNLRRG, encoded by the coding sequence GTGACGACGACTGAATCCCGCCCTGCCCTCGGTACGCGACAGAGTCAGATCATCGGTCTCAGTGCCGCCTTCGGCATTGGCATGCTGGTGGCGATCCAGTCCCGGATCAACGGCGAGCTCGGCAACCGGCTCGGCGACGGCGTACCGGCTGCCCTCATCTCGTTCGTCTCCGGCCTGCTGATCCTGCTGGTCGCGTGCCTGGTCATCCCGCGCATCCGTACGTCGCTCGGCAACGTCTGGCGGACCATCCGGACGAGCTCTGGCGAGCAGGGCCAGCTCCGGTGGTGGCAGTGCATCGGGGGAGTGGCCGGCGCGTTCCTGGTGGCTACCCAGTCCATCACCGTCTCGGTGATCGGCGTGGCTGTGTTCACGGTCGCAGTCGTCGCGGGGCAGGCCGTCAGCAGCCTGGTGGTCGACCGGCTCGGCTTCGGACCCGCGGGGCCACAGCCGTACACGACGCTGCGAGTAGTCGGTGCTGTGCTCGCACTAGGCGCAGTGGTGCTCGCAGTCTCCGACCGGCTGAGTCACCCGTCCGGCCTGCTGATCGCAGTACTGCCCGCATTGGCCGGGATCGGCACGGCCGTGCAGCAGGCGATCAACGGCAGAGTGGCGCGAACAGCGTCGTCCGATGCCTACGGCGCACTCGCCGCCGGCTTCATCAACTTCATGGCGGGCACGACCGCACTCGCTGTGGTCTTCCTGATCGACCTGTTGTTCCGCGGCCTGCCCCACAGCCTGCCGACCGATCCCTGGCTGTACTTCGGTGGCGCGTGCGGCGTGATCTTCATCAGCTCGGCAGCCGCCGTGGTGAGAGTCGTCGGCGTCTTCGTGCTGGGGCTCGGCACGATCGCGGGTCAGCTGATCGCCAGCCTGCTGATCGACCTCTTCCTGCCCGCCTCCGACCAGGCGGTCACCTTCCCGGTGGTCGCGGGTACCCTGCTCGCCCTCGTCGCCGTCGTGGTCGCCGCGATCCCCAATCTCAGGCGCGGCTGA